The Narcine bancroftii isolate sNarBan1 unplaced genomic scaffold, sNarBan1.hap1 Scaffold_180, whole genome shotgun sequence genome contains a region encoding:
- the LOC138750590 gene encoding uncharacterized protein has protein sequence MFIPPPPLFRDPSLDPNVHSPPPPPSRDLSLDQNVHSPPPPSRDLSLDPNVHFPPPLFRDPSLDPNVHFPPPPVPRPLSGPECSFPPPRPETSLWIRMFIPPPPLFRDPSLDPNVQSPPTPPFRDASLDPNVHSPPPLFRDTSLEPNVHSPPPRPETSLWIRMFIPPPPPFRDPSLDPNVHSPPLSRDLSRDPNVHFRPSPFRDPSLDPNVHSPPPPVPRPLSGSECSFPPPRPETSLWILSGPECSFPPPPSRDLSLDPNVHSPQPYRDLSLDPNVHSPPLSRDLSLDPNVHSPPTPVPRPLSGPECSFPPPCPETSLGIRMFISAPPRPETSLWIRMFIPPPPSRDLSLDPNVHFPPPPVPRPLSGSEC, from the coding sequence atgttcattccccccccccccctgttccgAGACCCCTCTCTGGACCCGaatgttcattcccccccccctcccccttcccgaGACCTCTCTCTGGACCAGaatgttcattcccccccccccccgtcccgagACCTCTCTCTGGATCCGAAtgttcatttccccccccccctgttcCGAGACCCCTCTCTGGACCCGAAtgttcatttcccccccccccctgttccgAGACCCCTCTCTGGACCCGAATGTTCATTCCCTCCCCCCCGTCCCGAGACCTCTCTCTGGATTCGaatgttcattccccccccccctctgttcCGAGACCCCTCTCTGGACCCGAATGttcaatccccccccacccccccgttcCGAGACGCCTCTCTGGACCCGaatgttcattcccccccccccctgttccgAGACACCTCTCTGGAACCGaatgttcattccccccccccccgtcctgagACCTCTCTCTGGATCCGaatgttcattccccccccccccccgttccgaGACCCCTCTCTGGACCCGaatgttcattccccccccctGTCCCGAGACCTCTCTCGGGATCCGAATGTTCATTTCCGCCCTTCCCCGTTCCGAGACCCCTCTCTGGACCCGaatgttcattccccccccccccccgtcccgagACCTCTCTCTGGATCCGaatgttcattcccccccccccgtcccgagACCTCTCTCTGGATCCTCTCTGGACCCGaatgttcattccccccccccccgtcccgagACCTCTCTCTGGATCCGAATGTTCATTCCCCCCAACCGTACCGAGACCTCTCTCTGGATCCGaatgttcattccccccccctGTCCCGAGACCTCTCTCTGGATCCGAAtgttcattccccccccacccccgttccgAGACCCCTCTCTGGACCCGaatgttcattcccccccccctgtCCCGAGACCTCTCTCGGGATCCGAATGTTCATTTCCGCCCCCCCCCGTCCCGAGACCTCTCTCTGGATCCGaatgttcattcccccccccccgtcccgagACCTCTCTCTGGATCCGAAtgttcatttcccccccccccccgtcccgagACCTCTCTCTGGATCCGAAtgttaa